A part of Fusarium graminearum PH-1 chromosome 3, whole genome shotgun sequence genomic DNA contains:
- a CDS encoding coproporphyrinogen III oxidase encodes MAARQPARRLAAHLASPSVRFSRTQSASTRRWLSSSAGPKASRSSYSNYSPLWLTAVALGVAAPLAYKMSDIEPINADPSTLADRDAQKKRESGVNEDSPMRLRMEKFIREQQAQIVAELERLDGKKFRKDEWERPNGGGGTTCVLQEGNVFEKAGLGVSVVYGSLPKPAIEKMRANHKTMDPNMESIDFFAAGLSMVLHPYNPMAPTVHLNYRYFETANPDGTSQAWWFGGGCDLTPSYLFDEDAIHFHKTIKTACDAHDKEYYPRFKKWCDEYFFNKHRGEARGIGGIFFDDLDETERDRENTFSFVQDCLKAFLPSYIPIIEKRKDMPYTEAEKDWQQLRRGKYVEFNLVHDRGTAFGLNTPGSRVESILMSLPLTAGWKYMHEPEPKSREQRLVDVLRDPKEWV; translated from the exons ATGGCTGCCAGACAGCCAGCCCGGCGCCTTGCTGCGCACCTTGCTTCTCCTTCCGTACGCTTCTCACGAACTCAATCCGCCTCTACGAGACGCTGGCTGTCTAGTTCCGCCGGTCCTAAAGCTTCTCGATCATCTTATTCCAACTACTCCCCGCTGTGGCTCACTGCTGTCGCACTTGGTGTCGCCGCTCCCTTAGCCTACAAGATG TCTGATATCGAACCTATCAATGCCGATCCTTCAACCCTGGCCGACCGCGATGCCCAGAAGAAGCGCGAGTCGGGCGTTAACGAGGACTCGCCCATGCGACTGCGAATGGAAAAGTTTATTCGGGAGCAACAAGCCCAGATCGTAGCCGAGCTTGAGAGACTTGACGGCAAAAAGTTCCGTAAGGACGAGTGGGAGCGCCCCAACGGTGGAGGCGGCACGACCTGCGTTCTCCAAGAAGGAAATGTCTTCGAGAAGGCTGGCCTTGGTGTTAGTGTTGTCTACGGCTCGCTTCCCAAGCctgccattgagaagatgCGAGCCAACCACAAGACAATGGATCCCAACATGGAATCAATTGACTTCTTTGCCGCAGGACTCAGCATGGTTCTTCACCCTTATAACCCTATGGCCCCAACCGTGCATCTTAACTACCGATACTTCGAAACGGCGAACCCTGATGGTAcatctcaagcttggtggTTCGGCGGCGGTTGCGATTTGACACCATCATACCTCTTCGATGAGGACGCTATTCACTTTCacaagacgatcaagaccGCTTGCGATGCTCACGACAAGGAATACTACCCCCGATTCAAGAAGTGGTGTGATGAGTACTTTTTCAACAAGCACCGTGGCGAGGCACGTGGTATTGGTGGCATCTTCTTTGATGACTTGGACGAGACGGAGCGTGATCGCGAGAACACCTTTTCGTTCGTCCAAGACTGTCTCAAGGCGTTCCTCCCCTCCTACATTCCCATCATCGAGAAGCGAAAGGACATGCCTTACACTGAGGCAGAGAAAGACTGGCAACAGCTTCGACGTGGCAAGTACGTCGAGTTCAACCTTGTCCACGATCGCGGTACAGCATTCGGACTCAACACACCCGGCTCAAGGGTTGAGAGTATTCTCATGAGTTTGCCATTGACAGCTGGCTGGAAGTACATGCACGAGCCCGAGCCCAAGAGCAGGGAGCAGCGCCTTGTAGATGTCCTCAGAGATCCCAAGGAGTGGGTCTGA